TTCCCCGTTGCGGGGGTGGCTTTTCGGGGGCGCGATGACGACCCGCGGCTTGACGCCGCGGCCTTTGGGAGTGCCGTTGATGCCGGGGGTCCTGGGACCCGGGTTGTGCACAATGCTGCCGGGCAAAGCCAATCCCCTCCCATGCCACCAGGTCTGGTGCCGGCTGGGTCCAGTCATTATACGTAGGGAATTGGCTTTGTGTGTGGATGGACGGGCTGCGGACAACCCAATTTCTTTAGCGAGTCAGGCTACAGCCATTGGGCCAGGAGCCGGATGTCGGCGTACACCCGTCCCTTCCGGCCCGGGCGCAGGGCCCCTTCCCGTCGGAAGGCCGACAAGGTGCGGCTGACCGTCTCCCGGGTGGCCCCCACTAAATGGGCCAAGTCCTGCTGGGTGTACCGGAAAGGGAATTCATAGCCGTCTTCAACTTTTTCGCCGTATCGATAGGCTTCGTTGATGAGAACCCGGGCCAGCCGGCCGGGCACGGTGCGCAAGGACAAGTCCCGCACCGTTTCCTCCAAGTGGTGGATGCGCTCGGCCAGCACCGACAGAAAGGCCGTGGCCAGCAGGGGCTGCTCCAGCAGGAGGCGGCGCAGTTGATCGGGGCGGACCGCCAGGGTGACGGTCTGCTGCAAGGCCTGGGCCGAACCGGCGCAGCGGTCCCCGTTGACGAAGGAGGTGTAGGGGAACAGATCCCCCGGCCCCAGGAGGGCCAGGATTTGCTCCCGGCCGTCTTCGTTGGTGACCCAAAGCTTGACCCGCCCGTCTACGATGAAGTGAACCGCATCCACCGGCTCCCCTTCGAAGCATAAAACCATGCCCTTGCGGTAGCGGCGGCGGACGGCCAACTGGGCCAGCCGGGCCACCGCATCGGGGGGCACCTCGCTGAAACAATGAAATTTCTCCAGTTCTGCAACCTCAACCACTGTGTCGCCGGCTTCCAGTTCGGGTTGGAGCATGGCCAGCTTCCTTTCCAGGCACCTGGTTCAAGTTATAGTGTGATACAGCGCACACTCCCCTGTGGCCTAGGTCACTGTAAGAACATCCCGGTAGGGATACCCTGGCATTGACCAAATGCAGGAGGTGCACGGTCCGTGATCTACGTCATCTGCGAGCCCTGCATTGGGGTGAAGGATGCTTCCTGTGTGGAAGTCTGCCCCGTCGATTGCATCTACGAGGGTGACGACCAATACTACATTCACCCCGATGAGTGCATCGGCTGCTCTGCTTGCGAGGCCGTCTGCCCGGTAGAGGCCATCTTCGACGAAGACGACGTCCCCGAAGAATGGCAGCACTTCATCGAGAAGAACCGCGCCTTCTTCGAATAAGCAGAGCGAAAGACGCGACCCATTGTGTCTAGGGCCCGCCCACGCGGGCCCTAGTTCACTTTGGACGTTATAGATATGGTTGGGGAAGGTCAAGG
The window above is part of the Sphingobacteriaceae bacterium genome. Proteins encoded here:
- a CDS encoding ferredoxin, whose translation is MIYVICEPCIGVKDASCVEVCPVDCIYEGDDQYYIHPDECIGCSACEAVCPVEAIFDEDDVPEEWQHFIEKNRAFFE
- a CDS encoding Crp/Fnr family transcriptional regulator → MLQPELEAGDTVVEVAELEKFHCFSEVPPDAVARLAQLAVRRRYRKGMVLCFEGEPVDAVHFIVDGRVKLWVTNEDGREQILALLGPGDLFPYTSFVNGDRCAGSAQALQQTVTLAVRPDQLRRLLLEQPLLATAFLSVLAERIHHLEETVRDLSLRTVPGRLARVLINEAYRYGEKVEDGYEFPFRYTQQDLAHLVGATRETVSRTLSAFRREGALRPGRKGRVYADIRLLAQWL